The region GCTGGATTTGCCTTCCTGCTTTTTGTGCTCATCTATGCTCCCTGCGTGGCAGTGATCGGGGTGATCTACCGCGAAACAAACCTGGGCTGGGCAACATTTGTAGTCACATATCTCACAGCTCTTGCCTGGATAGTTGCCACTCTGTATTATCAGATAAACACCTTTATACTGCATCCTGCCAGCTCAAGTATGTGGATAGCTATTTCTATCGTTGCATTTATGTTATTCTATATAGCATTAAAACTAAAACCTTCTAAATTCCTTAAAAAAACCGCTTAATCTTCTACCGGAAAAGAATCTATCATACCCACAGCATATCGCAGGATCAATGAAGCGTCATAAGCTTCTATATACCCATTCCCATCTACATCTGCCCGTCCTTTGACCCAGATTTCCCAGGGCAGCGGAGCTCCCACGGGCTCCAGACCTACAAAGTATTGCAGAATATTAGCAGCATCAAAAGCATTTACTATCTCATCGCTTGTGATATCTCCATAGGCACCATTTCGCAAGAGCAGCATCGAGTTATAAACATTTAATCTGCCGCCAGTTACAGTAGCTCCTTCCAGATCCGGCAGAGGATCTACTCCAGCAAACATCACATCGCGAATGATCAGTGCCAGTTCCCCTGGATCAGATTCATATTCCCGCAAAGTTACTGCAGGCAAAACAGACATCAGATAGCCTACTGCTCCACACACCTGCGGAGATGCCATGGAAGTTCCCGTCTTATAACTATAACCTGCCGTATTAGTATCAGTGGAATACACGCTTGTGCCTGGTGCTCCCAGATCAATTGTAACCAGACCATAACCCGCTGAAGTGTATTTCTGATCATCGTCAGTAGTATTGGTAACAGCTATCATCCACTCGCTCTCGCACGCTGTGGGCACGTCACCAACTTCATCGATATTCCAGCTAACATTAGCCGTAGCTCCAGCACTCAGAATTCCCACCATACCCAGGCTGTCATACATGGCACTCCAGATCGGATAATCTTCCGGCTGACCCTGATTCACACCAAAAGAGGAATTAGTGGCAACCACAAATGCACCTTCAGACCCATCTGTCTCATTATAGCGACTTCGCATTTCCAGCACATAGCCATAAGCTTCCACCACTGTGGCTTCAGATGAGGAAGACCCAGCTACAGGCATCACTTCCGCCTGCCAGTTAACTCCACTTACGCCAATCCCATTATTTCCTATCGCTGCTGCTATACCAGCCACATGCGAACCATGCGAGCCTACACCAGGATTGCCAGTATGATTATAAGCATTCCAGCCGTCATAATCATCTATATAACCATTACCATCATCATCTATTTGATTTCCGGGTATTTCCAGTTCATTTTTATAAAAATTCAAATCAGGATGGGTCAGATATGTGCCATTATCCACGATTGCCAGCACTATTGTTTCTCCATTTGCAGTAATTCCTCCTGACTCAATATCCCAGGCTGAGGGAGTATCGATATCAGCATCAGTCACTCCGCCGCTTTGACCCGTGTTATGATGACACCATTGCTGATCAAAAAACTCATCATCAGGAATTGTTTCACGCAATTCCAGCCTGTGATTGAGCTGAGCAAATTTCACTTCAGGATATTTTTTTAATCTGACAATTGCCTCATTTTCACTGATATTATTACCAATTTCGCATAACCAGATAGAAAGCCGTCTGGAGAGCTGGTGAACAGCAGTAAGTTCTTCCAGTTTAAATATCTCTGTCTGACGACTATCGCTGACATCTTTATTAAATTGCACCATGATTTGACGGGGAACATATTCCTCTGCAATTAAAGCCAGAAATATGATCAGTAACACTAATATTATACATATCTTTTTCATCTTAACTCCCCAGAATTCTCTGATTCTATTTGATGACTAAATTTAATAATGCTCCCAAATTCTATCAAGTATAAATTATCTTTACATGCATATATCTCCCCATTTCCCGCCAATAACCCAATCACGCAGCCGAGTAACTTAGCACTATCTAACAAAATAATGTCAGATAGTGCTATGTTGTTCTTGTTCATTTTCACTTATGGGTTAATTTATAGGCGGGGGATGCCAAATCTGGTATTAAAAAATTAGTTTTAAGTAAAGTGGTAACATGAAAAAGGGAAAAAAGTAGGATAATTGAACAATATAAAAAAAGTGATTTTGCTGATCCTGCTGGCATCATGTTTTGTGATGCTGGCTGATGATGGGTATATATTAAAGAGTATCGGATTTGAGGGGAATAGTGCCTTATCATCGGGAGCTTTGAAGAAGAATCTGAATTTGACGGCTCAGAGTCTAGGTGACAGGTTATTTTTCTGGAGAGCTCAGCCTTATTTTAATGAGATCTATTTGGAAGAGGATATTAAGCAGATAACTGTGCAATATCAGCAGTCGGGATTTCTGAAGGTTGAGGTAAATGTTGAGCCTGAGATCAATGAAAAAGCAAAAAAAATTAAGATCAAATTTATTATACATGAAAATCAGCCGGTATTGATAGGAAAAATCAGCTATAATATAGAAGCGGATGGTTCAGAGAATAAGGTGATCGTACAATCACTGCTTGATGAACTTTCTGTTGAGCTTTTAGCACAGCAAGGTGATTGCTTTCAAGATAATAATATCAATAGCAGCGTTAAACAGATCGATCGCATTTTGAGGAATAACGGATTTCCTGAGCCGGAAACTGATTTTACCATAGAATTATCTGAGAATAAAAGGTTTGCAGATATAATATATCGCGTAAATGCTGGTGAGTTGTGTAATTTTGGTGAGATAATGGTGCTGGGCAATGAGAAGCTGGCGGAAGCGGTAATACTCAAGCAGATCACATTCTCTGAAAATGAAAGCTATGATCAGCGCAAAACTCAAAAGACCCAGCAGCGGATCCAGAATCTAGGGATGTTCCAGTTCGTGACAATAAAATCAATGCTGAATGAAATAGAAAATAATAAGGTGCCCATGGTAATACTGGTGAAGGAATTGCCTTACTGGTCGGTGAAAACGGGAGTTGGTTATGGACTTGAAGATAGATTCCGGCTATCTGTGAGAGTGGAAAAGCTGGGATTTCTGGGTGGAGCAAGACGGGCATCGCTTTATGCGAAATATTCATATCTTGAGCCTTATCATCTTAGTTTGGATGTCACTCAACCTTCCTTTATCAATCCTCGGGGCAGCATCAGCATCAATCCCTTTTTGATCAAAGAACATGAGGAATCTTATGATCTCCAGAAATATGGATTCAGCACAACCTTGAGACAAAATTTAACTAATATCACCAATACCTTCATCAAGTATAAATTTGAGCGGGATATTCTGCAGATCAATAGTGATATTACAGATGAATTACTGGGTGTAGTCCAGGATAATTACAATAAATCGAGCATTTCAGCAGGTATATCAATAGATGATTCCAGTCCTTCTTTTTCACCTCTAAGAGGTTATACGGCATCATTTGTGACAACTCTATCCGGGCTTAGCCTGGGCAGTGAATATCATTATCTGCAGAGCTTGATAGATTTGAGAAAATATAATGAGATATTTGCCGGTGCTGTGCTGGCAGGAAAAGTGAAAGCAGGAATTATGAAACCCATCTGGGGAGATGCAACCACACCAATAGATGAGCGTTTTTTTGCTGGAGGCAGCAATTCCATCCGAGGCTGGGCACGTGGAGAGATAGGACCTCAAAGCATTGAAGGAATAGCGCTGGGAGGAGAAAGTTATCTGGAATTCTCCGCGGAATGGAGACAGCATCTCTGGCGAATGCTTTCTGGTGTCATGTTTTGCGATGCCGGAAACGTGTGGGCAGGATATGATGAATATGATCTGAATGACATTAAATATTCTGCTGGATTGGGTATCAGGATAGATACTCCCATTGGACCAATACGTTTTGATGCAGCACAGCCATTAGGGAGTGCTGATAAGCAGATTCAGCTTCATTTGAATATCGGGCAGGCATTCTGATGCGCAGGATATTAAAAATTACGGGTAGGACTTTACTGATAATATTTGTAATATTAGTGATAGTTGTGATCCTTATCCAGACACGACCAGTAAAGAACCTGATCACTGATCTGATAATGACAAATGTAAATGGCCAGCTGCAGAACGCGGAGCTTAATATCCAGAGGATAGAGATGAATTATCTCAGTTCTCTTTCCCTGCAAGGTGTTAGTATCAGCCAAAATGGGGAGAATATCCTGAGTCTGAAGGAATTCAGTATCCATTATTCGCTGAAAGGAATTTTGTCCAAACGGATAACAATAAGCGGGATATTATTTGATGAACTTGATCTGGTCTTGCAGCAAAATGCTGAAGGCAAATGGAATGTGATGTCAATTCTGCCGGCAGCAGATAAAAAAGTGAAACCGGAAAAAGAAACTAAAAATTCTAACTGGGTAATTGAATTGGATGATTTCAGCTTAAGAAATAGTGAGATCAAGATAAATTCTTCTCGCATATCTGAAATTATGCTGCATTTTGCTGGAAAATATTCTGGAGCGGAAAGCTACATCAATCTGGATAAATTCAGTTTTAATAGTCAGGGTCCTGATCTTAAGTTAGAAAATCTGGATTTGATGGCGCGACTGAATGAAAATAAATTCATATTGGATAATATGCAGATCAGGACAACCGAAAACCTGATAACTCTGGGAGCTGAAATTGATCTTGATGATCCGGAAAATGGATATCTTGATCTTAATAGTGACTCTTTGAATTTAACAGAATTCTCTGGGTTTATTCAGCAGGAAGATATCAAAATGTTACCAGAAATTGATCTTGGACTAACGCTTAAGAACCAGAACGCGAATTTTAAGATGGAAATGAATGAAGCGGGTCAGAAATTAAATGTGAAGGGAACAGTGAGTTCTGTATTTGGAAGTCCAGATTATAGACTGAAACTGGCTTTAGAGCATTTGGATGGAGATCACTGGCTGGCAGATCCTCAATATGACTCAGATATCAATCTGAATTTAACCGTAAATGGAAAAGGGATTGAGCCTGGTAAAGCAGAAATAGATATCCGGCTTAATGTGAAACCCAGTTATATGGGAGACCGCAAAGTAAACGCGATAGCTTTGACGGGACATAAATCAGGGAGTTCAGCAGATTTTGATACAAATATCTGGGGAGATTTTGGCAGGATTGATGTATCGGGAACAGCGGAAGATATTTTTAATGAAGTCAGCTACCATCTGCAGGGTGATCTGAAAGGTATTGACCTGGCAGAATTAGTTATGAATGATTCACTGCATTCTGATCTGAATCTGGGATTTGAAGTAACAGGGAAAGGAAGTGATCCTGAGTTTTTAACTGCTGATCTGAAAGTTAATGGTGAACATTCAGAGATAATGGGAATGGATGTAAATACGATAAAGGCAGATATTCATTATGAAAAAGGTGAATATATTGTCGAATACCTGCAGGTGTTGAATCCTGCTGCTAAGCTTGTACTGAAAGCTGATGGTAATATAAAGGGTGAACAAAATCTTGATTTTCACCTGTTTGTGATTGATTTACAGTCTATGAGCAAGTTAATAAATGCTGAAATTCTGGATGGTAGCGGAGATATTAAGGGTAAGATCAAATTAAATGATAAAAGTTATAAGGCGAAAGTCACTTTGAGAATGATGGATCTGCTTTATAATGAGTTTTCACTGAGAGAAATTTCAGGTGAGATAGATTTAGATAGTGATCTGAAAAACATTATTGATGCCAATTTAGACTTGAAAGATTTCAAGTCTGGAGACCTTGCTGTTGATAGTATCAATCTGCATAGTACTGGAGATGAAAAGCAGCAGAATATTGAGCTCGATGCCGGTGCAGAAAGACTAATAGTTCATCTGGAATCAGGGGTGTTTATAGATTCAGTGATAACTATAGAATTGCCCGTTATTAATGTGGAATATGATGGTCTTCAAGTAAACACTGAGCATTCAAATACCAAGATATTGATTGGTGATGAATATTACCAGATAGATGATCTGCAATTGGCTGTCGGTAAGGGAAGTTTGATGGTTGATGGCACTATTGCACCAGCAGGCACACAGCATTTATCCCTTGAGATACATGATTTTGATTTGGAACTCTTGAATAGTTTGGGATTAGTGTCATCTCAAATCGCAGGTATTTTTAACTTGAAAGCAGAGGTTGGAGGAAATATAAGTCAGCCGGATATCTCAGCTGAGATACAAATTGAGAATGTAGGTTGGGATGAAATTCAACCTGGGAATATACAGATTAATGCTGATCTGAAAGATAATCGGGCAGACATTGTTTTCATTTTGGATAAGGATATGAAAGAGCTTATTAGTGGTTCTGCTAAGATTCCCATGTACTTAAATTCTGAGAATAAAAAATTAATCCCATCCAACGAGCAGATGGAAGCTGATTTACTTGTATCAGATTTTGATATCAGTTTCCTGCAGGAATCATTTAAGCAGATAAAAGAGCTTAATGGATTATTGGGCGTGGATCTGCATTTGAGAAATAATCTGTCTTACCCGGTATTAAACGGGAATATCAGGCTTATACAGGGAAACGTATCCATACCACAATATGGGATAACCTATCCGGAAATCCGCTTGAAAGCAGCTTTCCATCAACGCAATTTAGAGCTGGAAGAATTATATTTAGCTGGTAAAGAGGGATATTTGAAGTTCTCAGGAGAAGCTGAAGTTGAAAGTCCTCTTTCAGAAGGTATCAAAAGCATTGATCTGAGATTGTTGGCTGATAATTTCAGTATAGCAGATAAACGCGAATTGCAGGTGAAACTTAATTCAGATATAAAACTTACTGGTTCACCGGATAAATTGTTTTATAGCGGGTATCTAAATATTCCCAAGGCAGTAATTGATCTGGATGCCCTACCCGGTGGCAGTAAAAGTAAGGTGGACAGTAATTCACCCCTGCTGGTGAAAGCTGGTCAAAAAAATACTGATGAAACCGCTATTCCTGTAAAGATAAAAACGAAAGCTCAACCTGATCTGATCAAGAGCTTAACAGGTGAAATGAAGATAACTATCCCCAGAAACACCTGGATACGTAAAAAGGATATGAATGTTGAAATATCCGGAGACTTGCGGGTTATCAAAAAAAGTAAGTATTTTGAGATATATGGGACAGTGAGTACTCTGCGAGGCAAATATGAGCTTTATGGCAAAAAGTTTGATCTTAAGGGTGGAACAATTACCTTTAATGGCGGGTCAGAATTAAATCCAATACTTGATTTGAAAATCAATCACATTTTCAGGGATATATACCGGAATAAGCGAACACTGAAGCTGCAGATAACGGGAGATGTAAAAAACCCTGTCATAAGTTTTCATCTGGATGATGAAGAGATCAGTGAGAGTGATGCAGTATCATATCTTTTATTTGGAAGAAGCAATAGTGAGATCAGCCAGGGAGAGAAATCTGAAGTTGCACGGCAGACAGAATCTGATCTGGCATTGAGCATGCTTTCCAAGACGATTGGTAATAAACTTGCTGGTGAAATAGGCAAGAAACTTAATCTGGATGTGATAGAATTTTCTGGAGGAGATAACTGGAAACAGGCAGCAATTGTGGTGGGGAAGTACATCACAAATGATCTATTCATAAATTACAAAAAAGAGTTCTCACTTAACCAGTCTTCTGAGATAGTGCCTGATGAGGTATCTTTGGAATATGAGATGAATAAATATATTTCTGTACAGGCAACCAGAGGGGATGAAAAATCGACTGGTGTAGATGTATTCTGGAAATTCAAACTTAAATAGGAGGAACAATGAAAGCTAAAACCATAATTATCTTAGTGCTGATAGCATTATTTTTGATTATTCTTTTTCAAAACACCCAGGTAGTGGAACTGCGACTGCTTTTCTGGACGATCAGTATGTCCAGAATAATATTATTCCCGCTAACACTGCTGGTGGGTATCATCATCGGCTTTGTGTTGGGGCGTTATGGGAAAAAGGAAAAACCTGTCAGCTCAGGGATAGAATAATAACCATTTCTAAGGAGTAAGCACCATTTGCCAGATTTTATATTTGATGAATTCAAGTTGAACAGGAGTTACATTATAAATGCGTAAGTAGAAAATATGCTCAAACAAGCCACAGGTAACCCACAGGGAGGGTACAGGGGCAGTGCTGCAATTAATAATATAATCTTAACTTCTTTATTTTCAGGGAATAATGAGACTGAATAGCAAAAAAGAGTACCAATGACGGGTTAAAATCAATTACAGGAAGGAAAAAGATCAGAAACGGGACAAACGGATAAATAAAAGCCGGTATAGATGATACCGGCTTTATATTTTATCAATCTACTAATCGATTAGTGTTTGTGGGTAACTGCTTTCACGCAATCACCACTAAATTTGCTGCGTTCAAAGTAGTTAGTGTGGAGAAGTTTGTGAGCCTTGGGAGAATTTGGTTCACCGAGGAAATCAGCATAAGCTTTCATTACTTCTGAATTTGAGTGTGAAGTCCGCTTTGCCAGACCAGCATCTTCCTTATAAAGACTCTGTCCACGACGGGCACGGTCAGCAATACTAGAGCCAAAAGGCTGTCCACCGCCACCAACACATCCACCGGGACATGCCATGATCTCGACAAAGTGGAATACTTCACCAGCAACAATGCGTTCCATAAGTTTACGAGCATTACCCAAGCCATGAGCAACAGCAACGTGGAGCGGTAATTCACCGCCACCAGCGAGAGGAACCACAAGGTCAGCTTCTTTGATACCAGCCATTCCACGAACAGGCATCAGATTAAGATCAGCCATTTCAGTTCCTGAAAGTACTGCATAAGCTGTTCTTACAGCAGCTTCCATCACACCACCAGTAGCACCAAAGATAGTGGCAGCACCAGTATATTCACCAAGAAGGTTATCAGCTTTTTCTTCCGGGAGGTTTTTGAAATCAAGACCAGCTTCTTCTACCATGCGGATAAGTTCACGTGTGGTGAGTACATAATCCACATCCTGATATCCGCTATCGTTCATTTCAGGGCGTTGAGCTTCAAACTTTTTGGCTGTGCAAGGCATTATTGAGACACATACTATTTTAGAAGGATCAATACCTTCTTTTTCAGCAAAGTAAGTTTTTACCATAGTACCAAACATCTGCTGAGGTGATTTACAGGTAGAAACGTTTTCCGCTACGCAGGGGAAATATGTTTCCATGAATTTGATCCAGCCAGGTGAGCAGGAAGTGATCACTGGTAATTTACCACCGGTTTTAACGCGGTTAATAAGTTCAGTGCCTTCTTCCATAATGGTAAGATCGGCAGAAAAATTAGTATCAAATACACGGTCAAAACCCATCCGACGAAGAGCTGCGTACATCTTACCCACAGTAACCTCTTCAGGGTTCATCCCGAATTCTTCACCGAGAGTAGCACGTACAGCAGGAGCTTCCTGAACAACTACGTATTTTTCTGGATCTAAAAGTGCATCCCATACTTCATCAATATGAGT is a window of Candidatus Stygibacter australis DNA encoding:
- a CDS encoding lipopolysaccharide assembly protein LapA domain-containing protein, which encodes MKAKTIIILVLIALFLIILFQNTQVVELRLLFWTISMSRIILFPLTLLVGIIIGFVLGRYGKKEKPVSSGIE
- a CDS encoding BamA/TamA family outer membrane protein, producing the protein MNNIKKVILLILLASCFVMLADDGYILKSIGFEGNSALSSGALKKNLNLTAQSLGDRLFFWRAQPYFNEIYLEEDIKQITVQYQQSGFLKVEVNVEPEINEKAKKIKIKFIIHENQPVLIGKISYNIEADGSENKVIVQSLLDELSVELLAQQGDCFQDNNINSSVKQIDRILRNNGFPEPETDFTIELSENKRFADIIYRVNAGELCNFGEIMVLGNEKLAEAVILKQITFSENESYDQRKTQKTQQRIQNLGMFQFVTIKSMLNEIENNKVPMVILVKELPYWSVKTGVGYGLEDRFRLSVRVEKLGFLGGARRASLYAKYSYLEPYHLSLDVTQPSFINPRGSISINPFLIKEHEESYDLQKYGFSTTLRQNLTNITNTFIKYKFERDILQINSDITDELLGVVQDNYNKSSISAGISIDDSSPSFSPLRGYTASFVTTLSGLSLGSEYHYLQSLIDLRKYNEIFAGAVLAGKVKAGIMKPIWGDATTPIDERFFAGGSNSIRGWARGEIGPQSIEGIALGGESYLEFSAEWRQHLWRMLSGVMFCDAGNVWAGYDEYDLNDIKYSAGLGIRIDTPIGPIRFDAAQPLGSADKQIQLHLNIGQAF
- a CDS encoding NADH-dependent [FeFe] hydrogenase, group A6, which produces MSKMINLTVDGIEVQVPEGTTIISAAKKAEKNIPTLCYHPDLPPTANCGVCVVEIEKSPIKRACCTPVWEDMKVTTNSHKLRGLRKTLVEMILSNHDVVCPTCVQNNKCELQDMAYHLGIQTSELPSLLVKKPVDYTSPSIIRDPNKCINCGRCITVCAETQTVFALTLDGRGFETTITTSFDKGMANSPCVNCGQCTVYCPVGALRERTHIDEVWDALLDPEKYVVVQEAPAVRATLGEEFGMNPEEVTVGKMYAALRRMGFDRVFDTNFSADLTIMEEGTELINRVKTGGKLPVITSCSPGWIKFMETYFPCVAENVSTCKSPQQMFGTMVKTYFAEKEGIDPSKIVCVSIMPCTAKKFEAQRPEMNDSGYQDVDYVLTTRELIRMVEEAGLDFKNLPEEKADNLLGEYTGAATIFGATGGVMEAAVRTAYAVLSGTEMADLNLMPVRGMAGIKEADLVVPLAGGGELPLHVAVAHGLGNARKLMERIVAGEVFHFVEIMACPGGCVGGGGQPFGSSIADRARRGQSLYKEDAGLAKRTSHSNSEVMKAYADFLGEPNSPKAHKLLHTNYFERSKFSGDCVKAVTHKH
- a CDS encoding translocation/assembly module TamB domain-containing protein; translation: MRRILKITGRTLLIIFVILVIVVILIQTRPVKNLITDLIMTNVNGQLQNAELNIQRIEMNYLSSLSLQGVSISQNGENILSLKEFSIHYSLKGILSKRITISGILFDELDLVLQQNAEGKWNVMSILPAADKKVKPEKETKNSNWVIELDDFSLRNSEIKINSSRISEIMLHFAGKYSGAESYINLDKFSFNSQGPDLKLENLDLMARLNENKFILDNMQIRTTENLITLGAEIDLDDPENGYLDLNSDSLNLTEFSGFIQQEDIKMLPEIDLGLTLKNQNANFKMEMNEAGQKLNVKGTVSSVFGSPDYRLKLALEHLDGDHWLADPQYDSDINLNLTVNGKGIEPGKAEIDIRLNVKPSYMGDRKVNAIALTGHKSGSSADFDTNIWGDFGRIDVSGTAEDIFNEVSYHLQGDLKGIDLAELVMNDSLHSDLNLGFEVTGKGSDPEFLTADLKVNGEHSEIMGMDVNTIKADIHYEKGEYIVEYLQVLNPAAKLVLKADGNIKGEQNLDFHLFVIDLQSMSKLINAEILDGSGDIKGKIKLNDKSYKAKVTLRMMDLLYNEFSLREISGEIDLDSDLKNIIDANLDLKDFKSGDLAVDSINLHSTGDEKQQNIELDAGAERLIVHLESGVFIDSVITIELPVINVEYDGLQVNTEHSNTKILIGDEYYQIDDLQLAVGKGSLMVDGTIAPAGTQHLSLEIHDFDLELLNSLGLVSSQIAGIFNLKAEVGGNISQPDISAEIQIENVGWDEIQPGNIQINADLKDNRADIVFILDKDMKELISGSAKIPMYLNSENKKLIPSNEQMEADLLVSDFDISFLQESFKQIKELNGLLGVDLHLRNNLSYPVLNGNIRLIQGNVSIPQYGITYPEIRLKAAFHQRNLELEELYLAGKEGYLKFSGEAEVESPLSEGIKSIDLRLLADNFSIADKRELQVKLNSDIKLTGSPDKLFYSGYLNIPKAVIDLDALPGGSKSKVDSNSPLLVKAGQKNTDETAIPVKIKTKAQPDLIKSLTGEMKITIPRNTWIRKKDMNVEISGDLRVIKKSKYFEIYGTVSTLRGKYELYGKKFDLKGGTITFNGGSELNPILDLKINHIFRDIYRNKRTLKLQITGDVKNPVISFHLDDEEISESDAVSYLLFGRSNSEISQGEKSEVARQTESDLALSMLSKTIGNKLAGEIGKKLNLDVIEFSGGDNWKQAAIVVGKYITNDLFINYKKEFSLNQSSEIVPDEVSLEYEMNKYISVQATRGDEKSTGVDVFWKFKLK
- a CDS encoding S8 family serine peptidase, producing MKKICIILVLLIIFLALIAEEYVPRQIMVQFNKDVSDSRQTEIFKLEELTAVHQLSRRLSIWLCEIGNNISENEAIVRLKKYPEVKFAQLNHRLELRETIPDDEFFDQQWCHHNTGQSGGVTDADIDTPSAWDIESGGITANGETIVLAIVDNGTYLTHPDLNFYKNELEIPGNQIDDDGNGYIDDYDGWNAYNHTGNPGVGSHGSHVAGIAAAIGNNGIGVSGVNWQAEVMPVAGSSSSEATVVEAYGYVLEMRSRYNETDGSEGAFVVATNSSFGVNQGQPEDYPIWSAMYDSLGMVGILSAGATANVSWNIDEVGDVPTACESEWMIAVTNTTDDDQKYTSAGYGLVTIDLGAPGTSVYSTDTNTAGYSYKTGTSMASPQVCGAVGYLMSVLPAVTLREYESDPGELALIIRDVMFAGVDPLPDLEGATVTGGRLNVYNSMLLLRNGAYGDITSDEIVNAFDAANILQYFVGLEPVGAPLPWEIWVKGRADVDGNGYIEAYDASLILRYAVGMIDSFPVED